TACCAAAGTATAACCGGGATGAAACTCCTCTTTGAACTCTCTGGTGAACACCCCGGCATTCCCCTCGCTGAGATAGAGTGTCTTGGAACAATTACGGCATCTGCACCGCAGGTTGCAGTGGCAGACTGTCCATGTCCCGGAGAGGTATCCAGGCTTGCCCAGACACATCTTGTCATGGAGTACCTGGGGGAGTGCGAAACGGATCTGATCTCATTTCGATCCCTCCTCTCTGATCTCTCCCTATCTACGGAAAGGTCATTTGCCTGCCGTGTGAAGCGGGTACACCCTTCAGTTCTTCCTGCAGGGAAGGGGGATCTTGAGCGGATGATGGGAGATCTGATCACCGGAGATGTCTCACTGAACAACCCGCAGGAAGAGTATCGTGCCATCTTCTCAGATGGTACATGCTATCTTGGGAGGGTTATTCACCGGATTGAACGCGGCTCCTATGCGTACCGTAATCCGATGAGGCGTCCTTTCTTTCATCCCGGTGTGATGATGCCACTCATGGCCCGTGCCATGGTGAATCTCACCCATGTCAGGCCCGATGAGATATTCTATGATCCATTCTGTGGAACAGGAGGGATTCTTCTCGAAGCAGAACTTATCGGGGCACGGACA
The genomic region above belongs to Methanocalculus alkaliphilus and contains:
- a CDS encoding methyltransferase domain-containing protein — its product is MKLLFELSGEHPGIPLAEIECLGTITASAPQVAVADCPCPGEVSRLAQTHLVMEYLGECETDLISFRSLLSDLSLSTERSFACRVKRVHPSVLPAGKGDLERMMGDLITGDVSLNNPQEEYRAIFSDGTCYLGRVIHRIERGSYAYRNPMRRPFFHPGVMMPLMARAMVNLTHVRPDEIFYDPFCGTGGILLEAELIGARTVGSDIDPKMIDGFCNNIRDAVCFRADTCQLPIGDGAVDAIGTDLPYGQSTAIGASSLERLYDASLSEIRRVLRRGGRAVVVTHRDISSAASEYFDIIHAFDQRVHKSLTRRILVLQ